TCAGACGAAACAACTTCTTTGTTACTTCCCCCTGTCGGGTTATTCCCGTCGCCACCGCCATCGTTCTCGTCAGAATCGGAGGTGCTACTCCGCCCCCGTCGGCTCCTGAAGGGGCTGGGGGGGCACTTGATAGAGAAAAAGAACGTGTAGATCAAGGCAGGGATGGTTATAACAGCTACTAAAGCAAGAATAAATTCAAGAGGGGATAAGTCTACACTTCTTGGTGATGAAGGGAAAGGTGGTGGATCAGGAGCTATGAAAATGGTGGGTGTGTGTTGCTCCATGAAAATGAAGGGAGAAgatagattttttaaaaaatttaggttttttttttctttgtttaaaGCATTGTTGGAGAGAGACTAGAGAGGTGGTTGGAAATTTTAGGGGAGACAATTATTGAAGAGGAAAAATGGGGAAAGTAAAGACAAAAGTTCATCTAACATCACTCATGCTATGTGGGTTAGTAGCTCCAAACTCATTTTTGGAATATTAGCttggaaaatataaaattgaatttggaatatgatattgaTAAGAGTTAAATGATTTTCCGGGACCACGTCActactttttattaaaaattaatttgataccttgtattataaaaagttaataatccatactttttttttaataatcggGGATGTAAAACACTTGTGGTAcgattttgataatttgctacCCAACatttatactatttgagttaCAGTGTGTTGGttaataattcatattttaaattattgaaattaagactaaaaatgcaaatatattaaaattcagAGGAAATCACACCatttatagaaataaataaaaataattataaaagtacctattgcctttttttatttataaaaatatttagttgataaaaaataattacaaaaataccgaaaaataaaaaataattacaaacatacggtgtataatgttgataatataaaataaaatttataacaacattacaccacatcgtatactaaaaaaattaaaccaacaatatacaaattatttggttcacataactataataaaaatacatataaaaaagtgtgtatgttatcaactagaagatatgtaaaaatattataatcgatatactgaaaatacactgaaattataccaatattaAACCAAATACTGTTTTTAAATTCTCTGGTTCATAGTTTTAATATACCAACATTATGCTGACATTATACACacggtattttttattttaatataccaAAATATAATTCTCTGGTTCATATCTTaaccttaattaaataaatgaaatatatttgattgcgcaatataaatttatatagataATAATGATCAATCCTAAAAAGAAGTGATGTTTTACAAGAATTATATTTTATCCACATTATAAAGCAGGCAATATAGAACTCAAAACAACCTCAAAATGAAATCTTATTACTGCATTGAGTCAAAATGATGTGAATTGGAGCAATTAAAACTCGATATAATGAATATATACAGAAAATCAGAAGAGATGactataataaaaatgaaataagcATCTCAAGTTTCACATGCACAAGCAGCAGCATCCACTTTACAAAAATCATACTAATTACCCAAGTAGCACATAAGCGAAATTATGGGGTAATTAATTTTGAAGatcaataaatttttgaatttttttcatttcagttattaaattattatttttttcattttaatcactgaactttttttctttttcattttagtattttccggcaaaaaatgcttaggtggcagccagaattaatttttttaacctgaaaacttgccatatatgtattatttgatttaaaaaatcattttcaaagtgaaattatgtatgtgataaattttcaaagtaaaacttaTAAAATCCGGTTGTTACATGTCAATTTCCGGCTGCCACTTAAAcatttttggcctgaaatatcaaaatgaaaaaaaatgaaagttcagtgatcaaaatgaaaaaaaaatattttagtgactgaattaaaaaaaaaactcaaaagttcAATGATGTTCAGAATCAATTACTCCAAAATTATGAAAACTTACAACTAAAGCTATCGTTAAACTAAATTCCatcattaattaattgagaAGCTAATATTATTATCTTATAATCATCTCAAAACCCTCATTTAACGAAATTCCTATGGCGGAATCACACCGGAATCTGGCATCGCTACGACAACAACATTCTCCGGAGGCACAGTGTCCGCCCGACAAAGCGGGCAATTCGAGTGTGAATTTAGCCATATGTCAATACAAGTAACATGAAACAAGTGTAAACATTCAGGCAATAAACGAATTTGTTCACCTTCATTGAATTCACATAAACAAACTGAGCAAATTTCTTCTTCATTGCAATATTGTTCCTTGCTGTATCTACTAGTACATGCCGGAATTGTCATCATCGTCATCGTCGACGTCGTTGAATTGTTACTCCTTCTGGTTCTAGTACTATTTCTTTCTCGGCTGTTATTTCCAGGATTTTGGCTTTGGCTTGCATGGCAGCCAATGGCAATGCAATGGATGGTTCCGACTATTATGGCTCCGCATAGAATTCCAAGAATGCCGATGAGGATCGGGTTTAATTTGAGCCCATGGTGTTGATCTTCTCCATTCGTGGATTGAAGAAAGTCGAACATATTTTGAAGAGTTTTgtgtctgtttttttttttttgagaatagtTTTGTGTCTGTTAGTTGGTTTTATTTATGTCTTTTCCTAGTTTTATGTGTGTAAATGCATAATACTACAAAATAAAGgctactttttttttgttaattttattattatttgtagaTGACCGTATTAGGTTAGTCTATTTGATAGAATAACGTAATATACTAATAGTCtctatcatttaattttaataataagttTGTAATTACCCTTTAATGATTTAACCTATCCTAAAGTCGGGTTATTAgccaaaatggtacccaacctttgcaccttgtatcaaaatgatagtatcaaaatggtacccaaccttctAACGTTTGTATCGAAAtggttttttaaacaattaaaaaaaaaaaaacaatttccgGCCACTTTTGATGACATGGCAACCGAAAAActaatttcttatatttttgCCACATCCCATGATAAAtaagattttatataatttaaaaaattaaaacgaacttttattttacatcaataaaaaaattatttttctgtttGCCATGTCATCAAAAGTGGctgaaaaatgttaaaaaaaccattttaaaacaaatgttaaaaggttgggtaccattttgatacaaattcaaagttgggtaccattttgatacaaggtgcgaaggttgggtaccattttggcTAATGACCCCCTAAagtctttataatttttattttttctttacttcGTCCCAAGacctttttatttctttacttgGTCTCCgtactttcaaaaataattttataaattttttttatttttttatttagtccctgtatttttaaaaactgcTTTATTTGATCTCTCACACTTCCACACTtttgttagaatttttttttataaatttgtttttgaaagtgcagggaccaagtaaagaaaaaaatgcCTAGGACATGGTTGATTCATACAAAGTTCGATTTCACGCTCATTTGTTCAATTTTGAAATCGATCTTGAAGCAAAGCTCTCAGACATGGTTGATTAAGCAACATGCCGCATGTTATAGTTGAGCTGGAGAAGCCGACTGAGCGTAGTTAAAGTAGTAGCATTTGTTACTCTGTCAAATCAGGTCGCAATAGTTCATATGAGTTCTGATCGAAAGAAATTGGTTTCCTGGTTACATATTAATCAGCGATACACTTCAGACAACTTTGTTAAATGTAGGTTTATCAGTTATCAGTTTGCCAATTATCAAGCCTTTAGAGACAAAAAATTCCTCCGAGaattcaatttttcattttactttgaccaaatgttcaaaaaaggccaaactttaaaatctttttcacaaaagtttaaatctttcaattttatctaatttgtcTGGAAACACAGGCTTTtgtttcaataatgtccaactaCGTGATTTTGCTGATGTTGCACATACGTGGTGCTGGTGTGGCATaccacacatcagcgccacataagtGAAATCGCgtaattggatataattgaagtaaaatcttgcgtttcaggacaaattcgataaaattgaaaggtttgtatttttataagacATTCATGAAAGATTTGAcattttttagtcatttggcctTTTACTTTTATCAAAAGAGAGAATAGCTTCAAATCCATTTCTATACTCACCAGGTCTCATTGATTTCAGATCAGAATGCACTACTAAGAAGCAgcgatttagcgacggattttaccGACGGACGtaaaatccatcgctaaattacttttcccgacggatttagcgacagaattttaatccgtcgctaaatcctctAATTTAAATGGCGGGAAGTTCCCCGCCATTTTTTGCGACCATATTAGCGACGGACGGAATAATCCGTCGCTACATATAGCGACGAATTGTTCCGTCCGTCGCTTAATATAGCGACGGATTGTTCCGTCCGTCGCTAAGCCTATGGTTAAGTGAAACACACTGTTTCACTTAACCACGGTTGGCGACGGATGGAacaatctgtcgctaaatgtaGCGACAGATTGTTCCATCCGTCGCCAAAATGGCCCGTCAACGAAACGCACCGTTTCGTTGACGTGTTAGCGACGGATTGGAAGTTTTTAGCGACTGATACAAATCCGTTGCTAAAAACAACCTAAAAAACGAAACCGATTCAGTtcccattttatttatttcagttcTTTTCCTCcaaaaacatttttttcatcTTCCCCGCCGATCTGCTCCCTTTTCCAGCGCCTCCCGCCTTTCCCCGCCGTTCCCATGCCGTTTCCAGTTCCTACCGCCGTTCCCTCCATTCCCCCGCCGTTTTCGCCGGTTATCTCCCTTTTCCAGCGCCTGCCGCCGATCTGCTCCCTTTTCCAGCGCCTATCGCCGTTCTCCGGTCTCCCTTTCCGCCGTTCTCCGGTCTCTCTTTCCACCGTTCACCGTTCTGCTGCCGTTTCCAGTCCCCCACCGTTCACCGTCTCCTGCTGTTTCCTCCTCCGGTAAgtgttatttattttgtttttatttacttgattaaatagtttattttaattaatttattaaacttaGATTAGAAATCAAATGatgttgctagattagtttaTGTTAGTatgttagtttattttattttagattaaattagaaattgttaaattaatttatgttagtattaaaattgattttaattagtattaaatcaaattaaatattattattaacaaTTAGGTTAGTTATAATAAATAgattgaaattattaaaataaggttataatttattaaattcgataaatttattaaaattacgttagtattattataaaaaaaactaattttttaattaacaataacttttgttttatatataataaattaataaaatttattatctaaAATTTATTAGTAACATTTCATAATTAAGTTAGTTATTTGGattgttatataattataagtTTGTTTAGGTGAATTATActttttagttgatttaattttaaatttgttatattattttctagtgttttagttagtttatttagataattaatatatgattATAGAATGAAATTGAGTTATTTAGCATAAATTTATTGGGTTGAGCGTGAATTGgtatgttgaattgatttaaaaatgcATTGTTTGCTTGCAGACTTTCCCTGAAAAATAGGTGATtttcatttttaggggaaataCTGCCGGATTTTTGTAAAAAACATTTTAATAGTTATAGTATATCTTCAAATAGTTAATTTGTATTGTTATAAAACACTGATTGAAACTATTATTATAGGTTTCTGCGCTTTTGTTGTTGGTGTGGTCCGTCTGTTTCCCTTTCCCCTATctgttgcggttctgctctacaacaagtaagtaccattgtttattcttttttattttatttaattgtagTAGActaaataaacttaaaataaattaaaaaagattttattcacaccgaataaaatctCACCTAGCCGTAGAAAACCCGTCCCGTGTcctcaagagattgaacgacacgggattgtacgtgtgtacagttcgtaaaactgGTGTTTACGTAATTTGATCacggaaaaaaatatatgtgtagatgcggtagaaaaatatttggtagttTTCCGTCGTATGTTCTCCGGTGGCTATCTAGTATATGTTGCGTAACGCTATTTCCTAACGGAATATGTATTTTGCGTTATTCAgcaaatatttttctccgtatttatgcatatatcgtgatcgTATTAAGTAGacccagttttgcgaatgggatagggcccTACCTTTTTAAGCGGTCAATTACATCGACTTTGCTGTCACCGAGTATTAAACCCACCTAAATGTACGTGCTACAGAAATGAATTCAGATCACAGTTGGATGTATAGTGGGAGACTGGTCAGAGGATTGTTGACTGAAAGGTACATTAGTAACGTTAGAGAGTTTTTGAACTTTGCTGTGCAACACCCCGAGTGTATGAGTGGGGCTCAGATTAAATGCCCTTGCCCTAAATCCAAATGCCGGAACACTGCTTTTCGAACTGTTGACGAAGTAGAGTTTCATCTCTACACAGACGGGGTTGTGAGTAATTACCACGTCTGGACTCACCATGGTGAGGAACATAGGAGGGTCGAGGTGCCTATTAATGTTCTGCAAGCGGACAATATGTGGGAGCATAGAAATGAAGACGAGGGTTGCAGTTCATTCCAGAGAATGGTTACTGATGCTGGTGGTCCCGAAGTATGGACAGAAGAGCCTCCGAATGCAGAAACTCAgaagttttatgatatgatgcgtgcggccgaAGAAACCATATGGCCTGGGAATGACAGGCACTCCGCTTTGTCTGCAGCTGTAAAATTTTTAGAATTCAAGTGCCGATTTCAAGCGTCTGACGGTCTGATGAATGAAATGAGCGAGTTTGTACATCAACTGTTACCTAAAGACAACAAGTTAGCGAAAAATTCGTACAACATTAAAAAGCTAGTCAGAGGGCTTAGGCTTCCAGTTGAGGTGATTGACTGCTGTAAAAATATGTGTATGATATACTGGGATGACGATGCGGGTTTGACTGTGTGTAAAGTATGCGGGCATGACAGGTGGAAACCGGCTACTGCGGgtaattcaaaaagaagaaagacgaATGTGCCTTATAAAAATGCATTACTTTCCTATAACTCCGAAGCtgcagaggttgtacgcttctaGGGCAACAGCTAAACATATGAGGTGGCACGCCGAGCACGAGATGGAGAATGGTGTGATGAATCATCCGTCTGACTCGCCAGCTTGGAAACACTTTTCGGAGTTACACCAAGATTTTGCAGCCGAAGTTAGAAATATCAGACTGGGGTTGTGTACggatgggtttcaaccatttaGTGCATTTGGGCAACAATACTCGTCATGGCCGGTAATTGTGACTCCGTATAACTTGCCTCCTGGCATGGCCATGAAAGACGAGTTCATGTTTCTAACGGTTCTTGTTCCCGGACCCAATAGTCCAAAAGGCAGTTTGGATATTTTCATGCAGCCGCTAATAGCAGAACTGAACCATTTGTGGGAATTTGGGACGCGGACATACGACATTCATAGGCggcaaaattttcaattgaaagCCGCACTTATGTGGACAATCAATGATTTTCAGGCTTATTCAATGCTGTCTGGATGGAGCACATCGGGTAAACGGGCATGTCCTCACTGTATGGAAGAAACTGATGCAATTACTCTTCCGAAGAGTGGtaaacaatcgtggtttgattgccacagaAAGTTCTTACCACCTGAACATTCGTACCGTAATAACACTCCAGATTTTAAAAGGGgctacaaagaaaaaaaaatcattcagGGGATACAGAAGTGGAGAGGAAATTGAACAAGAGATTGATAGCCTTGGTTTTAAAAAGGCATACGAGGTTGGAGCTCAGGATATGAATGCTCAGAAATCAAAGCATCATGGGTGGCATAAGAAAAGCATATTTGCATATTTTGGGATTTGCCGTATTGGAAAACGAATATGATTCGTCATAATCTGGATGTCATGCATACTGAGAAAAATGTATTGGCCAACATTTTCAATACAGTGCTTAATGTTCCCGGGAAGACCAAAGACCATGCTAAGTCTAGAGAAGAGTTGAATGGTATTTGTAATCGTCCTGACTTGGCATTTAATCCATCAACCGGGCAATATCCAAAGGCAATATATGCTTTAGACAAAAACGCAAAACAAGCTCTACTGGAATGGGTTAAAGAGTTGAAGTTCCCGGATGGGCATGTGTCGAACTTGGGTAGGTGGGTCGATTTGAAAAAGCTGAAAATGATCAATATGAAAAGCCACGACTGTCATGTTTTCATGCAGCGTCTCTTGCCAATTGCTTTTCGATAATTTCTTCATCCGTCCGTGTGGGAACCTATTACAGAGTTGAGCATCTTCTTTAAAGACCTGACTTGCACAACGCTTAAAGAGGACGACCTAATTGAGATGGAGAAAGACATTGCGAAAATATTGTGCAAGTTGGAACGTATCTTTCCGCCCAGCTTTTTTGATTCAATGGAACATCTTCCTATACACCTACCCTACGAAGCGAAGCTGGCAGGCCCTGTGCAATATCGGTGGATGTATCCCTTTGAAAGGTTAAgtattctttaattttaaaattcattgaaaactattaaaaaaatttgttaacACCGTAATAATTTGATTGCACAGATATCTGAGAAAATTGAAACGGAAAGTGACCAACAAAGCTAAAGTGGAAGGTAGCATTTCCACCGGATATTTGTACGAAGAAATAGCCAAATTTGCGTCATTTTACTTTAATGACGGTGATCCGACGCTGCCTGACCGGCTGCAACGAAACGAGACACGTGATGATGTCGTGGATGATGATGTAGACCGACTATCAATCTTCAAACCGAATGGCCGACCTATAGGTACTTCTAAAAAATGAAGTTTGGAGGAGGACGAATCCACCGCCGCCCATAGCTACATTCTCTTGAACTGTCCTAAAATCGAGCATTACAAGGAGTAAGTCGTActcttcttttaaatttatttgtcaaataCATGACTTTACTGTAATAACAAGTATTGGGttctttttaaagtttgtatGTTGACGAGTTGTACGAAATCATTCCCGAAATCACCCAAGTTCAAGTAGAAGTGAAGCTCGAGACTGAATTTGCCTCGTGGTTTGAACGATATGTAAGTATCCAAAATGATTTTTCAGATTATCTTGTACTTCTTATGTAAAAGGTCTGACAAGTATACATTTATGTGGTACATGCGCAAACTAACTATATAAGTAATCCGTATATTTTGAGTCTGGCTAAGGGACCGCTTAGGCAAGCGAACCATTTTCAAGGATATTTTGTAAACGGGTTTAAATTTCAAACGAAGGCTTATGGGGAGAATCAATTAACCATGAATAGTGGAGTTTGCGTCAAAGGATCACTCTACGCTCCAACGGAAAGTGATTTTTACGGAATATTAACAGATGTTCTTGAGTTGGAGTACCCGGCTCTGCCAATTAAGAGGACTGTCTTGTTCAAGTGTAATTGGTTCGATCCGACTGATAGAGGTATGTCAGTGCATCCTCGATATAATACTGTGGATGTCAATCATAAACGGAAGTATGGAAAATACGAACCATTTATTTTGGCCGGGCAGTCCGGTCAAGTACATTACTGCACATATCCAAGTAAAAAGAAAGACAAGGTCAACTGGTGGACAGTATGTAAGATGAGGGCCAGATCAGAGATAGACATGCCCGATTCCATTACTCCAGCGTTTCAAGAGGACATTATAGAACAACCTCCAAATGTTATAACAGATGAGGGTTCAAGAATTTTGGTTGATCCGATCGGGGAAGTTGAAACAAATGTGTTTTTCGCTCCTACAGAGGTGGAGGACGAAGAAGAAGTGCCGTCAATATCAGACGAAGAAGATATACTTGAAGACGATGACGATGACGATTAGTAGGTAAATTTTGTATTAGGTAGTTATATCTCAGATGTTCATTCAAAAACTGAttttgttttatgatttatatgtatatgtatatctgTTACGTGTTTAATATTGGTTTATTTGCAGATATGCGAGGGAGGAGTGCTAGTGGGACAGGCCGGACTCGGCCCCCCACACTAGATGTTATTGAGGAGGAGGACGACCAGGCAGCTCCTCCAGAGGTGGCTGAGGCGCAGGAGGGTGTAGAGCCAGCTTCAGCACCTCGTAGACCTCGAGCTCGGCGCCAGCCTGTTGAGGGGGAAGTCATGGATGCCACTGGCAGAGTCCGAGTCATCCCCAACGCACAgaggtaaataaaaaatttgtatttcttaataataaatgtgttatatataatatttttctaagtCATGTTGATTTTTGACTTACAGGACAAGTTGCTCGATACCAGCACGGTATCTAGAGAGTTGCGGGAAATCTTCCAGAGTCGGTGGTGGGCAGTAGGCACCGCTTGGAGGTTTTTGCCTGAGGACGCTGTTTCTTTTTACTTCGAGGAGTTTaaggtaatttaattaaaattttatattttttatctatatttattattttaattaatttgttaaaattaacacTTTTGCAGAAACAATTCTTCTAGGAGGACGAATTCGAGGAACGAGTCATCCGAAGTACTTTCGAGAAGCATGTTGCGAACCGGTATTCTAACAGGTTGTCCACCTACAAGACTTCTCGTGAAAGAGACGTGTCTATAACAGATGACGTGTGGCAGGCCTGGGAGAGAGTTTGGGACTCTG
This region of Mercurialis annua linkage group LG1-X, ddMerAnnu1.2, whole genome shotgun sequence genomic DNA includes:
- the LOC126660005 gene encoding RING-H2 finger protein ATL33-like is translated as MEQHTPTIFIAPDPPPFPSSPRSVDLSPLEFILALVAVITIPALIYTFFFSIKCPPSPFRSRRGRSSTSDSDENDGGGDGNNPTGGSNKEVVSSEVKYQKETHVKDVGSECPVCLSGFGDGEDIKQLSGCKHSFHASCIDLWLNSHSNCPVCRASVPSGKRPGNVSSSRSRDQNSDFHQGLPDAANLV
- the LOC126665804 gene encoding RING-H2 finger protein ATL51-like — its product is MFDFLQSTNGEDQHHGLKLNPILIGILGILCGAIIVGTIHCIAIGCHASQSQNPGNNSRERNSTRTRRSNNSTTSTMTMMTIPACTSRYSKEQYCNEEEICSVCLCEFNEGEQIRLLPECLHLFHVTCIDIWLNSHSNCPLCRADTVPPENVVVVAMPDSGVIPP